In Vigna radiata var. radiata cultivar VC1973A chromosome 3, Vradiata_ver6, whole genome shotgun sequence, the following proteins share a genomic window:
- the LOC106757318 gene encoding protein POLYCHOME, protein MPQSRDRRLTSVDLAAAFARNRAFFIYNDPPPHRTPPRTLPRGRARAFLGSENTPPSARRARGRVSSRSLLPAWYPRTPLRDITAVARAIERRRARLGEVEGQRTESIVSTADQVVLEPSETASASAASSSKSPKSVGVKLRTPLGCKVPKIYLDISELPEGESETLTPQKKLLNNIDQVQEAVLEELKKLKRTPSAKKAEREKRVRTLMSMR, encoded by the exons ATGCCCCAATCACGTGACCGTCGTTTAACCTCCGTCGACCTCGCTGCCGCCTTCGCTCGCAACCGCGCATTCTTCATCTACAACGACCCGCCGCCGCACCGAACTCCTCCAAGAACTCTGCCCCGGGGACGCGCCCGTGCTTTTCTCGGCTCCGAGAACACTCCTCCATCCGCGCGACGCGCAAGGGGGCGCGTTTCTTCACGTTCTCTGCTACCCGCTTGGTACCCCCGAACACCACTGCGTGACATCACTGCCGTCGCTAGG GCTATAGAGAGAAGGAGAGCTAGGTTAGGGGAAGTCGAAGGCCAGCGAACTGAAAGCATTGTTTCTACGGCTGACCAAGTAGTTCTAGAACCTTCGGAGACTGCTTCTGCCTCCGCTGCCTCTTCCTCGAAATCTCCGAAGTCTGTCGGAGTTAAGCTTCGAACACCTCTGGGCTGCAAAGTGCCCAAGATCTACCTGGACATTTCTGAATTACCCGAAGGGGAATCGGAAACCCTTACACCGCAGAAGAAGCTTTTGAACAACATTGACCAAGTTCAGGAGGCCGTgcttgaagaattgaagaagcTGAAACGAACTCCCAGTGCGAAGAAAGCAGAGAGGGAAAAAAGGGTGCGCACTTTGATGTCCATGAggtga